In Nothobranchius furzeri strain GRZ-AD chromosome 18, NfurGRZ-RIMD1, whole genome shotgun sequence, a single genomic region encodes these proteins:
- the dhrs7 gene encoding dehydrogenase/reductase SDR family member 7, with product MDCCLSFLWYFIPLVLLIHFVCFIVADADFTLLRASLIGHKPEAKLKGLVVWITGASSGIGEELAYQLAKCGSRLILSARREEELNRVKCHCLENSSLKDEDILVLPLDLLETTSHEHKTKTVIQHFGHIDVLINNGGRSQRSLFLETSVEVYRALMELNFLGTVSITKQVLPHMTQRGRGSVVTVSSIVGLAGAPLSTGYSASKHALQGFFNSLRTELTDFPKILISTVCPGPVQSQIVSNAFTEELSKPVALAGSQEHKMPTSRCVHLMLVGIANGVKEMWIAQQPFLSMYYAWQYAPTFAWAITNMMGRKRVQNFKAGLDADSAYFTKPKTS from the exons ATGGATTGCTGTTTGTCTTTTCTGTGGTATTTCATACCACTTGTGTTGCTGATTcactttgtgtgttttattgttgCGGATGCAGACTTTACTCTGCTGCGGGCGAGTCTGATAGGACACAAACCAG AAGCCAAGCTGAAAGGACTGGTGGTGTGGATTACTGGAGCCTCTAGTGGCATTGGAGAAGAGCTCGCCTACCAGCTGGCAAAGTGTGGATCACGCCTAATCCTGTCTGCTCGCCGCGAGGAGGAACTAAACAGGGTCAAATGTCATTGTTTAG AAAACTCCAGCCTCAAGGACGAGGATATCCTTGTTCTGCCACTTGATCTGTTGGAGACGACATCACATGAGCACAAAACAAAAACTGTGATTCAGCATTTCGGGCAT ATTGATGTTCTAATTAACAACGGTGGCCGAAGCCAGCGCTCTCTTTTCTTGGAGACCAGTGTTGAGGTGTACAGGGCCTTGATGGAGCTCAACTTTCTTGGTACAGTCTCCATTACCAAGCAGGTCCTGCCTCATATGACACAGAGGGGCCGAGGGAGTGTTGTGACTGTCAGCAGTATAGTCGGCCTCGCTGGGGCGCCTCTTTCAACAGGATACTCGGCAAGCAAGCATGCTCTTCAG GGTTTCTTCAATTCCCTTCGAACGGAGCTGACAGACTTTCCAAAAATACTCATCAGCACGGTATGTCCAgggccagtgcagtcacagatcgTCAGTAATGCATTCACAGAGGAACTGAGTAAG CCTGTGGCCTTAGCTGGGAGCCAAGAGCACAAGATGCCCACAAGTCGCTGCGTGCATTTAATGCTGGTGGGAATTGCCAATGGCGTTAAGGAAATGTGGATCGCTCAGCAGCCCTTCCTCTCCATGTACTACGCCTGGCAGTATGCACCCACGTTTGCCTGGGCCATCACAAACATGATGGGCAGGAAAAGGGTACAAAACTTTAAAGCTGGTCTG GATGCAGACTCTGCGTACTTCACTAAACCAAAGACCTCCTGA
- the ppm1aa gene encoding protein phosphatase 1A isoform X2 produces the protein MGAFLDKPKMEKYNSHGEGNNLRYGLSSMQGWRVEMEDAHTAVVGLPHGLDPWSFFAVYDGHAGSQVAKYCCEHLLEHITSNSDFQSALQEENSVDSVRNGIRTGFLQFDEHMRSVSEKKHGVDRSGSTAVGVMISPNYIYFINCGDSRGLLSRGGAVHFFTQDHKPNNPLEKERIQNAGGSVMIQRVNGSLAVSRALGDFDYKCVLGKGPTEQLVSPEPEVYAIERSDEQDEFIILACDGIWDVMANEELCDFVRSRLEVTDDLEKVSNEIVDTCLYKGSRDNMSVVLICFPGAPKVSPEAVQQEAELDKYLEARVEEILKKQGGPVAPDLVHVMRTLASESIPNLPPGGELASKRSVIEAFYNKLNPYRSDDTDSASTDDMW, from the exons ATGGGGGCATTTCTGGACAAACCAAAGATGGAAAAATATAATTCCCATGGGGAGGGCAACAACCTAAGGTATGGGCTGAGCAGCATGCAGGGTTGGAGGGTTGAGATGGAGGATGCACACACAGCAGTAGTTGGTCTTCCTCACGGTCTCGACCCTTGGTCGTTCTTTGCTGTTTATGATGGGCATGCTGGCTCTCAGGTGGCCAAGTACTGCTGTGAGCACCTTCTGGAACACATCACTAGCAACTCAGACTTCCAGAGTGCTCTACAGGAGGAAAACAGCGTCGATAGCGTGAGGAATGGGATTCGCACTGGATTCTTGCAGTTTGATGAACACATGCGAAGCGTGTCAGAGAAGAAGCATGGTGTCGACCGCAGTGGCTCAACTGCAGTAGGGGTGATGATTTCTCCGAATTATATCTACTTCATCAATTGTGGTGACTCACGGGGTCTCCTCAGCAGAGGGGGAGCTGTGCACTTCTTCACACAGGATCACAAACCCAACAATCCACTTGAAAAGGAAAGAATCCAGAATGCCGGCGGCTCAGTCATGATCCAGCGAGTTAACGGCTCTCTAGCTGTGTCTAGAGCTCTAGGAGACTTTGACTACAAGTGTGTGCTTGGCAAAGGCCCAACAGAGCAGCTTGTTTCTCCAGAACCTGAAGTGTACGCAATAGAAAGATCTGACGAGCAAGATGAATTCATTATACTAGCTTGTGATGGTATCTGGGACGTCATGGCCAATGAGGAACTCTGTGACTTTGTGCGGTCAAGGCTAGAGGTTACAGATGATCTTGAAAAAGTCAGCAATGAAATTGTTGACACCTGCTTGTACAAG GGAAGCCGTGACAATATGAGTGTTGTGTTAATCTGCTTTCCTGGAGCCCCAAAGGTATCTCCAGAGGCAGTGCAACAGGAGGCGGAGCTGGACAAATATCTTGAGGCCAGAGTAGAAG AGATACTCAAAAAACAAGGAGGTCCGGTTGCCCCAGATTTGGTTCATGTTATGCGGACGTTAGCTTCTGAGAGTATCCCCAATCTTCCTCCTGGAGGAGAACTGGCGAGCAA ACGAAGTGTTATTGAGGCATTCTACAACAAACTTAACCCATACCGAAGTGATGACACT GACTCTGCATCCACAGACGACATGTGGTAA
- the ppm1aa gene encoding protein phosphatase 1A isoform X1, with amino-acid sequence MGAFLDKPKMEKYNSHGEGNNLRYGLSSMQGWRVEMEDAHTAVVGLPHGLDPWSFFAVYDGHAGSQVAKYCCEHLLEHITSNSDFQSALQEENSVDSVRNGIRTGFLQFDEHMRSVSEKKHGVDRSGSTAVGVMISPNYIYFINCGDSRGLLSRGGAVHFFTQDHKPNNPLEKERIQNAGGSVMIQRVNGSLAVSRALGDFDYKCVLGKGPTEQLVSPEPEVYAIERSDEQDEFIILACDGIWDVMANEELCDFVRSRLEVTDDLEKVSNEIVDTCLYKGSRDNMSVVLICFPGAPKVSPEAVQQEAELDKYLEARVEEILKKQGGPVAPDLVHVMRTLASESIPNLPPGGELASKRSVIEAFYNKLNPYRSDDTDPVILFFRGFS; translated from the exons ATGGGGGCATTTCTGGACAAACCAAAGATGGAAAAATATAATTCCCATGGGGAGGGCAACAACCTAAGGTATGGGCTGAGCAGCATGCAGGGTTGGAGGGTTGAGATGGAGGATGCACACACAGCAGTAGTTGGTCTTCCTCACGGTCTCGACCCTTGGTCGTTCTTTGCTGTTTATGATGGGCATGCTGGCTCTCAGGTGGCCAAGTACTGCTGTGAGCACCTTCTGGAACACATCACTAGCAACTCAGACTTCCAGAGTGCTCTACAGGAGGAAAACAGCGTCGATAGCGTGAGGAATGGGATTCGCACTGGATTCTTGCAGTTTGATGAACACATGCGAAGCGTGTCAGAGAAGAAGCATGGTGTCGACCGCAGTGGCTCAACTGCAGTAGGGGTGATGATTTCTCCGAATTATATCTACTTCATCAATTGTGGTGACTCACGGGGTCTCCTCAGCAGAGGGGGAGCTGTGCACTTCTTCACACAGGATCACAAACCCAACAATCCACTTGAAAAGGAAAGAATCCAGAATGCCGGCGGCTCAGTCATGATCCAGCGAGTTAACGGCTCTCTAGCTGTGTCTAGAGCTCTAGGAGACTTTGACTACAAGTGTGTGCTTGGCAAAGGCCCAACAGAGCAGCTTGTTTCTCCAGAACCTGAAGTGTACGCAATAGAAAGATCTGACGAGCAAGATGAATTCATTATACTAGCTTGTGATGGTATCTGGGACGTCATGGCCAATGAGGAACTCTGTGACTTTGTGCGGTCAAGGCTAGAGGTTACAGATGATCTTGAAAAAGTCAGCAATGAAATTGTTGACACCTGCTTGTACAAG GGAAGCCGTGACAATATGAGTGTTGTGTTAATCTGCTTTCCTGGAGCCCCAAAGGTATCTCCAGAGGCAGTGCAACAGGAGGCGGAGCTGGACAAATATCTTGAGGCCAGAGTAGAAG AGATACTCAAAAAACAAGGAGGTCCGGTTGCCCCAGATTTGGTTCATGTTATGCGGACGTTAGCTTCTGAGAGTATCCCCAATCTTCCTCCTGGAGGAGAACTGGCGAGCAA ACGAAGTGTTATTGAGGCATTCTACAACAAACTTAACCCATACCGAAGTGATGACACT
- the pcnx4 gene encoding pecanex-like protein 4, with product MVRMGPDVPLLNEYKQEFFWKRFPQTVLGGPRFKLGYCAPPYVYVNQAVLFLTPWLFGGIGTLLCQLQLLQELHAAVLSGMLMFTAAAGVQALAFYAARKSGTVERLGAPNILVDEEEVEFTNCVSPETLRFIAPGKRFGLNVVLHTIISGVLCGFGTWYVFLGRLTSLYGSIGVSLVVFVLSWVTLCIAEYSLIVNTATETATFQAQDTYEITPLTRPLYIFIFIAVDLADRFSNPVPELQLACQTLHVLFLFLPLLWALGALPPLDALLFWGMEQILVFGMGGSPMSSNVRLLLMFAVSTGITVCNYFIPSALGVVLFSVTTGFLLSLDLSQVGSLSKSPREAFRVHGLHDGGLPPFVPTSFGWNLGCREIALYVTLLLVATAEAGLLHQFFGSTQSQNLVSGHQSHVSYLLLILFFLCWALREMQGAYVCGGMFLNPLYPKGTSNVQTFKEKNRGLYLAAAIRRALLYFVSPFAMIAFLSMDKSLLSLHTVSISVGLTRAFRVVWQSSEDALLQMVVVVLGRLAAGGHLLPGWDSLGTGVQLLLVGLLIDRLSQFLAKLKFTLTVLVTSWTEKKQRRQSAGTLLALNTSLWPLVLAVVTLSALLSAPLLPLFTLPIFLVGFPRPQRSWPGPVGTACPCPDSIFYQQMSGSLASALRTAFSRGSLGSLAPGSHFLGRFQDRMVWIMILERGYGYCTVNIKGLELQETSCHTVEARRVDEVFEAAFERPERLGFTQGFNLHWGNALTPCAALAVRAYSDARNVLSGIIDSHENLRKLQDDFMKALIWLLLRYCVQKHRGFLWRGEEVSASGGTKSQSSQFAQTTCNQPFEAVVVESNLSSFRFRQESSSGTSFGDWSDEDDLFGPQPPRRTVALVTAEAQPGHSALQIGASLPGSVEMDSLFENMALSALQPLQPLGLSIGMPAVDKSRNTEVLKESSHLNFSCPQSEIFSLPSGWRTAPLLPSRLLSLRPLFPEEWFRFTLGRFGLAVQEETSADMTKALKEDEVLKELHAKVALSCLILVGAESAFTSPSYIYRLYCGDVPWTEGLDWLSSRKELYQLTLQAFRFSFKLLFDQASLGPMESPEELFSTLEEYERDWYIGLVTEKGWHDGVLQEKPFLFSLGHDLTMGTYTGRVLSLQEQLIQVGRLNGEGVRGQWANLSWELLYATNDDEERYSIQAHPFMLRNLTVQAADPPLGYPIYSSAPLHFPCL from the exons ATGGTCAGAATGGGGCCAGATGTGCCCCTTCTTAATGAGTACAAACAGGAATTCTTCTGGAAGCGCTTTCCCCAGACGGTGTTGGGAGGTCCACGATTCAAGTTGGGCTACTGTGCCCCACCGTATGTGTATGTAAACCAGGCGGTTTTGTTCTTGACTCCATGGCTTTTCGGAGGAATTGGCACTCTGCTCTGCCAACTGCAGCTGCTTCAGGAGCTCCATGCCGCCGTGCTTTCTGGTATGCTGATGTTCACAGCTGCAGCAGGTGTCCAGGCCCTAGCGTTTTATGCTGCTCGGAAGAGCGGCACTGTGGAGAGACTTGGCGCACCCAACATCCTGGTTGATGAAGAGGAAGTGGAGTTTACCAACTGTGTTAGCCCAGAGACACTTAGATTTATCGCTCCTGGGAAAAGGTTCGGTCTTAATGTTGTGCTGCATACAATAATATCTGGAGTTCTCTGtggctttgggacctggtatgtgtTCCTGGGCAGGCTGACATCTCTCTATGGCAGCATTGGTGTCTCTCTTGTAGTTTTTGTCCTTAGCTGGGTGACCTTGTGTATAGCTGAATACTCCCTCATTGTAAATACAGCTACAGAAACCGCTACTTTCCAGGCACAGGACACTTACGAGATCACCCCACTTACTCGTCCTCTCTACATTTTCATTTTCATtgctgtggatttggctgatcg GTTTTCAAACCCTGTACCTGAGCTCCAGCTCGCCTGCCAGACCCTCCATGTACTCTTCCTCTTCCTACCTCTGCTATGGGCCTTAGGTGCGCTGCCACCCCTGGACGCCCTGCTTTTCTGGGGCATGGAGCAGATTCTTGTGTTTGGCATGGGAGGCTCCCCTATGTCTAGCAACGTCAG ACTGCTCTTGATGTTTGCTGTATCCACCGGGATAACTGTATGTAATTACTTCATCCCGTCAGCGCTGGGTGTGGTTCTCTTCTCCGTCACTACAGGATTTCTGCTGAGCCTGGACCTCAGCCAAGTTGGCTCTCTCAGCAAAAGTCCCAGAGAAGCCTTCAGGGTCCATGGATTGCACGACGGAGGGTTGCCACCTTTTGTTCCCACTTCTTTTGGCTGGAATTTAGGCTGCAGGGAGATAGCGCTATATGTGACTCTGCTGCTGGTGGCGACAGCCGAGGCAGGACTGTTGCATCAATTCTTTGGTTCAACTCAATCACAGAACCTAGTTTCTGGACACCAAAGTCATGTCAGCTACCTCCTCCTCATACTCTTCTTCCTCTGCTGGGCTCTAAGAGAGATGCAGGGGGCATATGTGTGTGGAGGGATGTTCCTGAATCCCCTTTACCCCAAAGGCACGTCTAATGTTCAAACATTTAAGGAGAAGAACAGAGGGTTGTACCTAGCTGCTGCAATCAGAAGAGCCCTTCTTTATTTTG tgtCTCCATTTGCAATGATTGCATTTCTGTCCATGGACAAGTCTCTACTGTCACTGCACACAGTCTCCATCAGCGTGGGACTCACACGAGCATTTAGAGTG GTGTGGCAGAGCTCGGAGGACGCCTTGCtgcagatggtggtggtggtcttaGGGCGCCTTGCTGCTGGGGGCCATCTGCTGCCAGGGTGGGACAGTTTAGGAACTGGAGTTCAGCTTCTTCTG GTGGGCCTCCTGATCGACAGACTGAGCCAGTTTCTGGCCAAACTGAAGTTCACCCTCACTGTGTTGGTGACCTCTTGGACAGAGAAGAAGCAACGTCGCCAGTCAGCTGGAACTCTCCTGGCTCTGAACACATCTCTGTGGCCACTGGTGCTGGCAGTGGTGACCCTCTCTGCCTTGCTTTCTGCTCCTTTGCTGCCCCTCTTCACGCTCCCCATCTTCCTCGTGGGATTTCCCAGGCCTCAGCGGAGTTGGCCCGGCCCAGTGGGCACCGCCTGTCCCTGTCCGGACTCGATCTTCTACCAGCAAATGAGCGGAAGTCTGGCCTCAGCTTTGAGGACAGCTTTTTCCAGAGGATCACTTG GTTCTTTAGCTCCTGGCTCTCATTTTCTTGGACGCTTTCAGGACCGTATGGTTTGGATAATGATCCTGGAGAGAGGATATGGCTACTGTACTGTCAACATTAAG GGTCTGGAGCTGCAAGAGACATCTTGCCACACTGTGGAGGCACGGAGGGTAGATGAAGTTTTCGAGGCTGCTTTTGAGCGACCCGAGCGTCTCGGCTTCACCCAGGGCTTTAACCTGCACTGGGGTAACGCCCTCACTCCTTGTGCTGCACTTGCGGTGCGAGCGTACTCCGATGCCCGGAACGTGCTCTCTGGTATCATTGACTCTCATGAAAACTTGAGGAAACTTCAGGATGACTTCATGAAAGCCCTGATCTGGCTGCTCCTGCGGTACTGTGTGCAGAAACATCGAGGATTTCTGTGGCGCGGTGAGGAGGTGTCCGCGAGTGGAGGCACAAAGTCCCAGTCTTCACAGTTCGCTCAGACAACCTGCAATCAGCCATTTGAGGCTGTTGTGGTCGAATCCAACCTGTCTTCTTTCAGGTTCCGACAGGAAAGCTCTAGTGGGACTTCTTTTGGAGACTGGTCAGATGAGGATGACTTGTTTGGACCACAACCCCCCAGACGGACAGTGGCATTAGTCACCGCAGAGGCCCAACCTGGACACTCGGCCCTGCAGATAGGAGCCTCTTTGCCTGGCTCTGTAGAAATGGATAGTCTTTTTGAAAACATGGCTCTTTCTGCCCTGCAGCCACTGCAGCCCCTGGGACTCAGCATTGGGATGCCAGCAGTAGATAAAAGCCGAAACACGGAGGTCCTCAAAGAGAGTTCTCATTTAAACTTCAGCTGTCCTCAGTCTGAGATATTTAGCCTTCCATCAGGGTGGAGGACAGCACCGTTACTGCCATCTCGCTTGCTGTCTCTTAGGCCCCTGTTTCCTGAGGAATGGTTTCGGTTTACCTTGGGACGCTTTGGACTGGCTGTGCAGGAGGAGACTTCGGCGGACATGACCAAAGCCCTGAAAGAGGATGAGGTTTTAAAAGAACTACATGCTAAAGTTGCACTTTCTTGTCTCATCTTGGTGGGGGCGGAGTCTGCCTTCACCAGCCCTAGTTACATTTACAGACTCTACTGTGGAGATGTACCGTGGACCGAAGGACTCGACTGGCTGTCCTCACGTAAAGAACTCTACCAGCTCACACTTCAGGCATTCAG GTTTAGTTTCAAGCTGCTGTTTGATCAGGCGAGCCTCGGGCCGATGGAATCCCCTGAGGAGTTGTTCAGCACTTTAGAAGAATATGAAAGGGACTGGTACATTGGCCTGGTTACAGAGAAAGGCTGGCATGACGGTGTCCTTCAGGAGAAGCCTTTCCTTTTCTCTCTGGGGCATGATCTCACTATG GGTACCTACACAGGACGAGTCCTGTCCCTGCAGGAGCAGCTGATACAGGTGGGCCGTCTGAACGGAGAGGGGGTTCGAGGCCAGTGGGCAAACCTTTCGTGGGAGCTGTTGTATGCGACTAATGATGACGAGGAGCGGTACAGCATACAAGCTCACCCCTTTATGCTTAGAAATCTAACTGTTCAGGCAGCCGATCCTCCTCTAGGTTACCCAATTTACTCATCTGCCCCTCTTCACTTTCCCTGTCTCTGA